One region of Bacillus pumilus genomic DNA includes:
- a CDS encoding LysR family transcriptional regulator, with protein sequence MDITSLEIFKAVAIEQSVTKAAEKLNYVQSNVTARIQRLEQELGVPLFYRYHKKISLTPAGRELLPYANKLLYDFEEAIEAVKLSSTPRGTLHIGSIESTASTRLPSIFAAYHKTFSQVELSLYMAPTVDQVHAILNYKVDGALVDGPILHPDIIEYPVLEESLVLITSYSQEEFQVESILHEPLLSSFAHCIYLGRWQRWLESNGFAPMKVMEYGTLEGVLKCVENGLGVTVLPKSMVESRVQGRFTCHPLPEPHRIVPTVFIRRRDSYMTSALSRFMELLGITHM encoded by the coding sequence TTGGATATTACATCTTTGGAGATATTTAAAGCAGTAGCTATTGAACAAAGCGTTACAAAAGCTGCTGAGAAATTAAATTATGTACAGTCCAATGTCACTGCACGAATCCAGCGTCTTGAACAAGAATTAGGTGTTCCTCTTTTCTATCGATATCACAAAAAGATATCCTTAACGCCTGCAGGGCGAGAACTGTTGCCATATGCAAACAAATTACTCTACGATTTTGAAGAAGCGATAGAGGCCGTAAAGCTTTCCTCTACTCCGCGAGGTACTTTGCACATTGGATCTATAGAGTCTACCGCTTCGACAAGATTGCCCAGCATTTTCGCAGCATATCACAAGACATTTTCACAAGTAGAATTGAGCTTGTATATGGCACCTACTGTAGATCAGGTTCATGCTATTCTCAACTACAAGGTAGACGGTGCATTGGTTGATGGGCCCATTCTTCATCCCGACATTATTGAATATCCGGTATTGGAAGAATCACTTGTTCTCATTACAAGCTACTCCCAGGAGGAATTCCAGGTAGAATCAATTTTACATGAACCATTGCTTTCGTCATTTGCGCATTGCATCTATTTGGGGCGTTGGCAACGATGGTTAGAGAGCAATGGCTTTGCTCCGATGAAGGTAATGGAATATGGCACTTTAGAGGGCGTGCTTAAATGCGTTGAAAACGGGCTAGGGGTTACCGTATTACCAAAATCTATGGTTGAATCTCGGGTGCAAGGCAGATTTACCTGTCATCCTTTACCGGAACCACACAGAATCGTGCCAACTGTGTTTATAAGGCGCCGCGATTCGTACATGACCAGTGCCCTCTCACGGTTTATGGAATTATTGGGCATAACTCATATGTGA
- a CDS encoding cupin domain-containing protein, whose protein sequence is MISKVNIQEKFSQINDYWNPRISGELNDSYMKMVKIKGEFIWHHHDDEDEMFFVWKGNLVIRFRDREIALNEGEFLVIPKGIEHQPIAEEEVHLLLIEPKTTLNTGNVINERTVSIPERMDKR, encoded by the coding sequence TTGATTTCAAAGGTTAATATCCAAGAGAAATTTTCGCAAATAAATGATTATTGGAATCCTAGAATAAGTGGAGAGTTGAACGACTCATACATGAAAATGGTAAAAATTAAGGGTGAATTCATTTGGCATCACCATGATGACGAGGATGAAATGTTCTTTGTATGGAAAGGAAATCTAGTCATCCGTTTTAGGGATAGAGAAATAGCGCTTAATGAAGGTGAGTTTCTTGTGATTCCAAAAGGAATTGAACATCAGCCAATTGCTGAAGAAGAAGTTCATTTGCTCTTAATTGAACCAAAAACGACGTTAAACACGGGGAATGTGATCAATGAACGAACTGTTTCGATTCCTGAACGAATGGATAAACGCTAG
- a CDS encoding MerR family transcriptional regulator, with the protein MTQEDASYKDKKVISIGIVSELTGLSVRQIRYYEERRLIYPQRSTRGTRKYSFSDVERLMDIANKREDGVQTAEILKDMKKKEQALKSGQYKKKMLEGQINAHFRYKNR; encoded by the coding sequence ATGACGCAGGAAGATGCATCTTATAAAGATAAAAAAGTCATTTCAATCGGGATTGTCAGTGAATTAACAGGGCTATCCGTCAGGCAAATCCGATATTATGAGGAACGCAGACTCATCTACCCCCAGCGCTCAACAAGAGGCACGCGTAAATATTCTTTTTCTGATGTAGAACGATTAATGGACATCGCCAACAAACGAGAAGACGGTGTGCAAACAGCGGAGATTTTGAAAGACATGAAGAAAAAGGAACAGGCATTAAAAAGCGGACAATATAAGAAAAAAATGCTGGAAGGTCAAATTAACGCACACTTCCGGTACAAAAATCGATAA
- a CDS encoding MarR family winged helix-turn-helix transcriptional regulator has protein sequence MMRLSFNEEEVERSMTLYKVFARAFKSVSEHSIRDSKEHGFNPTEFAVLELLYTRGAQKLQQIGSRLLLVSGNVTYVIDKLERNGFIEREQDPKDKRSVYAHLTDKGRSYLDKIYPIHSLRIARAFSGLSREEQEQLISLLKKAGIHSQHLLFR, from the coding sequence GTGATGAGACTATCGTTTAATGAAGAAGAAGTAGAACGTTCAATGACACTTTACAAGGTATTTGCAAGAGCATTTAAAAGCGTTTCAGAACACAGCATTAGAGACAGCAAAGAGCATGGATTTAATCCAACTGAATTTGCGGTTCTTGAATTGCTGTATACAAGAGGTGCTCAAAAACTTCAGCAAATCGGCTCAAGACTCCTGCTTGTCAGCGGGAATGTGACGTACGTAATTGACAAATTAGAACGAAATGGTTTCATTGAAAGAGAGCAGGACCCAAAGGATAAAAGGTCGGTTTATGCCCATTTAACAGATAAAGGGCGCAGTTATCTTGATAAAATTTACCCGATTCATTCTCTCCGGATTGCGCGTGCCTTCTCAGGCCTCTCGCGAGAAGAACAAGAACAATTGATTAGTCTATTGAAAAAAGCAGGTATTCACAGTCAACATTTATTATTTAGATAG
- a CDS encoding EAL domain-containing protein: protein MTHLTGSYNGWLVFLSIAVAAVASYSALHLASRVAQSSGAKKKVWLIVGALIMGMGIWSMHFISMMALHVRAGITYETPLLILSILASFVGSLIAFTICIQEQLSTRRLLISSITMGSAICSMHYLGMESMANVSISYDPVLFFLSFFIAAIASFFSLHLFFRLHRSGKKQEDHLLKIAGALVMGGAVSGMHYTGMAASTMFFHSDGQSPGGGSLELSPFSLSIFIGLMTLIVQTLMIFGAYIDHRIMKQADKLKENEQRFQSLIKHNIDGIIVLSVNRKVLSANDSGKQILKMCNSWIGDDVSQYVMPTDMWEEFIYESKKAITREAELKAADRFYYYHVTYIPVHVNNTLDSIYLVLKDLTQQRIAEKEIHVMAHYDALTELPNRRHAINHLSDVLSAQEETGTSTAVLFLDLNRFKIINDALGHNIGDLLLKAAANRLTQCLPDNGFIARLGGDEFLMIFPDMGHDTQKIEQLSQNIIRQFERPFFIQNHQLITSISIGIAISPQNGKDGMELMRKADMAMYLSKKHEQSRYEFFTESMERSSEDRLNRELELRDAIQREQFVLHYQPQVSAKTRQMTGVEALLRMKAPDGSLKSPEAFIELAEESGLIIDIGRWVIDTACRQAKTWYDNGLKIPVAVNLSAKQFNSEDLIDLIKLTLKKYDMTPSLLELEVTESMTMDNIKQSKQVLTSLKHLGVRISIDDFGTGHSSLSYLKDLPIHRLKIDKSFIEDILNDSKSEQITGAIIAMGHQLSLEVIAEGVETFAQAQLLSAQGCDDLQGFYYAKPLPANDIEKFIAYPAHQLDT, encoded by the coding sequence ATGACCCATTTAACAGGAAGCTACAATGGATGGCTTGTCTTTCTGTCAATCGCAGTCGCCGCTGTCGCCTCCTACTCAGCTCTTCATTTAGCCAGCCGAGTGGCACAGTCAAGCGGTGCAAAGAAAAAGGTATGGCTGATCGTTGGTGCCTTGATCATGGGAATGGGGATATGGTCGATGCATTTTATCAGCATGATGGCACTTCACGTGCGTGCTGGTATCACATATGAAACACCCTTGCTCATTTTATCGATTTTGGCATCTTTTGTCGGGTCCTTGATCGCATTCACAATATGCATTCAAGAGCAGCTCTCCACAAGGCGGCTGCTCATTAGTTCAATCACCATGGGCTCAGCTATTTGCAGCATGCATTATCTTGGAATGGAATCAATGGCCAATGTCTCAATCAGCTATGATCCAGTCCTCTTTTTTCTTTCGTTTTTCATTGCTGCGATAGCGTCTTTCTTTTCGCTTCATCTCTTTTTTCGGCTCCATCGATCCGGGAAAAAGCAGGAGGATCATCTGTTAAAAATAGCTGGTGCACTCGTGATGGGCGGTGCTGTTTCTGGCATGCACTATACCGGTATGGCTGCTTCTACTATGTTTTTTCATTCAGACGGACAGTCCCCTGGGGGTGGTTCTCTTGAACTATCACCATTCAGTCTGTCGATTTTCATCGGCTTAATGACACTGATTGTCCAAACACTGATGATTTTTGGAGCCTATATAGATCACCGAATCATGAAGCAGGCAGATAAGCTAAAGGAAAATGAACAGCGGTTCCAATCGCTCATCAAACATAATATCGATGGCATTATCGTGTTATCGGTCAATCGAAAGGTGCTTTCTGCGAACGACTCAGGTAAACAAATTCTAAAAATGTGCAATTCTTGGATTGGTGATGATGTCAGCCAATACGTCATGCCGACTGACATGTGGGAAGAATTTATTTACGAGTCAAAAAAAGCCATCACACGTGAAGCAGAACTAAAAGCAGCAGATCGCTTTTATTATTATCATGTCACTTACATACCTGTTCATGTCAACAATACGCTTGACAGTATTTATCTTGTCTTAAAAGATTTAACGCAGCAGCGGATTGCAGAAAAAGAAATTCATGTCATGGCACATTATGATGCGTTAACCGAGCTTCCTAATCGGCGCCACGCCATCAACCATTTAAGTGATGTTCTCTCCGCTCAAGAAGAGACAGGAACATCGACGGCTGTTCTGTTTCTTGATTTGAATCGTTTTAAAATTATCAATGATGCACTTGGTCATAACATAGGGGACTTACTTCTTAAAGCAGCTGCAAACAGACTGACGCAATGTTTACCAGACAACGGCTTTATAGCCAGACTAGGCGGGGATGAATTTTTAATGATCTTCCCTGACATGGGGCATGACACACAGAAAATTGAACAACTTTCTCAAAATATCATTCGGCAATTTGAGCGTCCTTTTTTCATCCAGAATCATCAGCTCATTACTTCTATCAGCATTGGAATCGCTATCTCACCTCAAAATGGCAAAGATGGGATGGAGTTAATGAGGAAAGCCGATATGGCGATGTATTTATCCAAAAAACATGAGCAAAGCCGTTATGAGTTTTTCACCGAATCAATGGAAAGATCAAGTGAAGATAGGTTGAACCGAGAGCTTGAGTTACGAGATGCCATTCAAAGAGAACAGTTTGTGCTTCATTACCAGCCGCAAGTGAGTGCGAAAACAAGACAGATGACTGGCGTAGAAGCTCTTCTAAGAATGAAAGCACCAGATGGTTCGTTAAAATCACCCGAGGCTTTTATTGAGCTGGCAGAGGAATCAGGACTGATCATTGATATTGGCAGATGGGTGATTGATACCGCATGCAGGCAGGCTAAAACGTGGTATGACAACGGGCTGAAAATTCCCGTGGCTGTCAATTTATCTGCAAAACAATTCAATTCTGAAGACTTAATTGATTTGATTAAGCTGACACTGAAAAAATACGATATGACACCGTCACTGCTCGAGCTTGAAGTCACAGAAAGTATGACAATGGACAATATCAAGCAATCAAAACAGGTACTGACCTCACTGAAACATCTGGGCGTTCGCATTAGTATTGATGACTTTGGTACAGGGCATAGCTCCTTAAGCTATTTAAAGGATTTGCCCATTCATCGCCTAAAAATCGACAAATCCTTCATCGAAGATATTTTAAATGATTCAAAATCTGAACAGATTACAGGTGCCATTATCGCGATGGGACATCAACTATCTCTCGAGGTCATAGCAGAAGGTGTTGAAACCTTTGCGCAGGCGCAGCTTTTATCTGCGCAAGGATGTGACGACTTGCAAGGCTTTTATTATGCAAAGCCCCTTCCAGCAAACGATATCGAAAAATTCATTGCCTATCCAGCGCATCAGCTGGACACATAA
- a CDS encoding DedA family protein, with amino-acid sequence MINIEDFIISLADAFKNLSYFGIFLALCIEFVPAEVVLPLAGYWVSEGDMAFIGVVAAGSIGGVAGPLTLYWLGRYGGRPFLNKYGKYFFVKPESLDKSDAFFEKHGGFVAFSGRFIPGVRTLISIPCGIAKMNVWVFCLYTFLAITPITFVYVYLGFVLGENWKEVGAMLDPYLLPIGIGIVLLFVMYIWLKRRKRKAETPTA; translated from the coding sequence TTGATAAACATCGAAGATTTTATTATTTCTTTAGCTGATGCCTTTAAGAACTTGTCGTACTTTGGCATCTTCCTTGCATTATGTATTGAATTTGTTCCTGCTGAAGTGGTTCTGCCTCTTGCGGGTTACTGGGTCTCAGAAGGGGACATGGCCTTCATTGGTGTTGTGGCAGCCGGCTCTATTGGCGGCGTGGCTGGCCCTTTGACCTTGTACTGGTTAGGACGTTATGGCGGTAGACCCTTTTTAAATAAATATGGGAAGTACTTTTTTGTTAAACCGGAGTCGCTTGATAAATCGGATGCCTTCTTTGAAAAGCATGGTGGATTCGTCGCATTTAGCGGCCGGTTTATTCCAGGAGTCAGAACGCTTATTTCCATCCCGTGCGGTATTGCCAAGATGAATGTGTGGGTCTTTTGCCTGTACACGTTTTTAGCGATTACGCCTATTACATTTGTATATGTGTATCTTGGATTTGTGCTCGGGGAGAACTGGAAAGAGGTTGGCGCAATGTTAGATCCATATCTTCTGCCGATTGGGATCGGGATTGTGTTGTTGTTCGTGATGTATATATGGCTGAAACGTAGAAAAAGAAAAGCAGAAACGCCAACTGCCTAA
- a CDS encoding TerC family protein, with the protein MDAAIILEYGWVLLVLIGLEGILAADNALVMAVMVKHLPEKQRKKALFYGLAGAFVMRFGSLFLISFLVDVWQVQAIGAIYLLYISIHHILKSHVFKKKESDTNMKQSGFWATVVKVELADIAFAVDSILAAVALAVTLPKTSLPQIGGLDGGQFIVILLGGIIGLVIMRFAATVFVKLLKTRPSLETAAFVIVGWVGVKLTLYTLSHPAIGVVSSHFIHSTLWKVIFWTVLLAIAAFGWFLSNPSRKGGQENKEKQEMRA; encoded by the coding sequence ATGGATGCAGCAATTATTTTAGAGTACGGGTGGGTTCTTCTCGTACTGATTGGATTAGAAGGAATTTTAGCCGCTGATAATGCGCTGGTCATGGCTGTAATGGTGAAACACCTTCCAGAAAAACAAAGGAAAAAAGCATTGTTTTACGGACTTGCGGGTGCGTTTGTCATGCGATTTGGTTCCCTGTTTCTTATTTCGTTTTTAGTAGATGTGTGGCAAGTTCAAGCCATTGGTGCAATTTATCTTCTTTATATTTCCATTCACCATATTTTAAAATCGCACGTATTTAAGAAAAAGGAATCAGACACAAACATGAAGCAAAGCGGCTTCTGGGCAACAGTCGTAAAAGTCGAGCTTGCTGATATTGCTTTTGCTGTCGATTCCATCTTAGCGGCGGTCGCATTAGCCGTAACTTTGCCGAAAACAAGTCTTCCGCAAATCGGTGGACTTGATGGCGGTCAATTTATTGTCATTCTATTAGGGGGAATCATCGGTCTTGTCATCATGCGATTTGCAGCAACTGTCTTTGTGAAACTTCTTAAAACAAGACCAAGCCTAGAAACAGCAGCTTTTGTTATTGTCGGATGGGTTGGTGTGAAGCTCACGCTTTATACACTGTCACATCCAGCCATTGGCGTCGTATCGTCTCATTTTATTCATTCAACATTATGGAAAGTGATTTTCTGGACAGTGCTTCTCGCAATTGCAGCATTTGGTTGGTTTTTATCAAATCCATCAAGAAAGGGTGGGCAAGAAAACAAGGAAAAACAAGAGATGCGCGCCTAG
- the sigI gene encoding RNA polymerase sigma factor SigI, producing the protein MKPLLSLLFKKGKKKQTLEQSAISIQQGDIELQNALIEQYKPFVAKTVSSVCKRYIDEKDDEFSIGLIAFNEAIEKYSAEKGNSLLAFAELIIKRKVIDYIRKEARNAPTVQMDLQESENGEYSQSMIEAELSANEYRRLIEQEHRREEIEHFKERLKVYGLTFQELLEHSPKHADARQNAIKVAHTLVEHDELRTILFQKKQLPVKQLEKLVEVSRKTIERNRKYIIAMAIIMTGDYVYLKDYLKGVLNS; encoded by the coding sequence GTGAAACCATTGCTTAGCCTTTTGTTTAAAAAAGGAAAGAAAAAGCAAACATTAGAGCAGTCGGCTATCAGTATTCAACAAGGTGATATCGAGCTGCAAAATGCATTAATAGAGCAATACAAACCATTTGTCGCTAAGACGGTTTCATCCGTTTGTAAACGATATATAGATGAAAAAGATGATGAATTCAGCATAGGCTTAATTGCCTTTAATGAAGCGATAGAAAAATACTCTGCCGAAAAAGGAAACTCACTCCTTGCTTTCGCAGAATTAATTATTAAAAGAAAAGTGATCGACTATATTCGAAAAGAAGCGAGAAATGCGCCAACGGTTCAAATGGACCTGCAAGAAAGTGAAAATGGCGAGTACTCTCAAAGCATGATTGAAGCAGAGCTGTCTGCAAACGAATATAGACGTTTAATTGAACAAGAACACAGAAGAGAAGAAATTGAACATTTTAAAGAACGATTGAAAGTATACGGTCTCACGTTTCAAGAGCTGCTTGAACATTCACCGAAGCATGCAGATGCAAGGCAAAATGCCATTAAAGTAGCTCACACACTCGTTGAACACGATGAGCTCAGAACCATTTTATTTCAGAAAAAACAATTGCCAGTCAAACAGCTTGAAAAGCTAGTGGAAGTCAGCCGGAAAACGATTGAGAGAAATAGAAAATATATCATTGCGATGGCGATCATTATGACGGGTGATTATGTGTATTTGAAAGATTACCTTAAAGGGGTGCTTAATTCATGA
- a CDS encoding anti-sigma factor domain-containing protein, producing MRRGIIVEKNKKYVTLLTPDGQFLRTKYEQQDYKIGQEVTFPNESRLERKKAGFFDLLRLRPLNAGILSIAAIIVVIFTMMPSFSSQKAYAYMTIDINPSFELKLDHNYQVIGVTPLNKDAKQVLASMKDLEKNDMTKVVQEIIDDCDKKGYVNHSKSIYISTVYENKQDHTYKTNVKSKINTISGEYQKRDYKLETVESDLETREKAQKAGISTGTYIRNQEIQDKEQEGIQKDEDAAESDAVKEEEPKKDDEDQADKDKQEDVKTDDSEEMKPDQEAPEAEDKEQKDQEREEQGSIQKPHQTKPDDKNKDNQIKEEKDRSIDKEQKKNHSTEPGDKRNPNGTSRGGAEKHAKKNDRDQKQPSAERKKDHMKKQGKGAPSPYRENRYEHTYEQ from the coding sequence ATGAGAAGAGGCATTATAGTAGAGAAAAACAAAAAATATGTCACGCTGCTGACCCCTGATGGACAATTTCTGCGGACAAAATATGAACAGCAAGATTATAAAATCGGTCAAGAAGTGACATTTCCGAATGAATCACGTCTCGAAAGAAAAAAAGCCGGTTTTTTTGACTTGCTTCGTTTACGTCCATTAAATGCAGGAATCCTATCAATCGCAGCGATTATTGTCGTGATTTTTACTATGATGCCATCTTTCTCAAGTCAAAAAGCATATGCATATATGACGATTGACATTAATCCAAGCTTTGAACTGAAGCTTGATCACAATTATCAAGTGATCGGTGTCACACCACTGAATAAAGATGCGAAACAAGTACTGGCTAGTATGAAGGATTTAGAAAAAAACGACATGACCAAGGTTGTGCAGGAAATCATAGATGACTGTGACAAAAAAGGTTATGTGAACCACTCTAAGAGCATTTATATTTCAACGGTTTATGAAAACAAGCAGGACCATACATATAAAACCAACGTCAAAAGTAAAATTAACACCATCTCTGGTGAATATCAAAAGCGCGATTACAAGCTAGAAACTGTAGAAAGTGACCTGGAAACAAGAGAAAAAGCTCAAAAGGCAGGCATTTCAACAGGCACATATATCAGAAATCAAGAAATCCAAGACAAAGAACAAGAAGGCATTCAAAAGGATGAAGACGCAGCAGAGAGTGATGCTGTCAAAGAAGAAGAGCCTAAAAAAGATGATGAAGATCAAGCAGACAAAGACAAACAAGAAGACGTCAAGACAGACGATAGCGAAGAGATGAAGCCAGATCAAGAGGCTCCTGAAGCTGAAGACAAAGAGCAGAAGGATCAAGAGAGGGAAGAGCAAGGATCTATTCAAAAGCCTCACCAAACAAAACCTGATGATAAAAACAAAGACAATCAAATAAAGGAAGAAAAGGATCGTTCTATCGATAAAGAACAAAAAAAAAATCACTCAACGGAACCTGGTGACAAAAGGAATCCAAACGGCACATCACGTGGTGGTGCTGAAAAGCACGCAAAAAAAAACGACAGGGATCAGAAACAGCCGTCCGCTGAACGAAAAAAAGACCATATGAAGAAGCAAGGAAAAGGTGCACCGTCCCCGTATCGTGAGAACCGGTATGAGCACACATATGAACAATAA
- a CDS encoding alpha/beta-type small acid-soluble spore protein — protein sequence MANRNQLLVPGVEQALDQFKYEIAQEFGVTLGSDTVARANGSVGGEITKRLVQQAQSQMGNQSK from the coding sequence ATGGCAAATCGAAATCAGCTTCTTGTTCCTGGAGTAGAACAAGCATTAGATCAATTTAAATACGAGATCGCTCAAGAATTTGGCGTGACTCTCGGTTCAGATACAGTCGCACGTGCAAATGGTTCTGTTGGCGGTGAAATTACAAAACGACTCGTTCAACAGGCTCAATCACAAATGGGCAATCAATCTAAATAA
- a CDS encoding DUF1836 domain-containing protein has protein sequence MVTFKLTRIDMTRLLYSLKGEGDLTPLQLLNLSVKGDKDHEYDELKIPSFFEKLERRKQKSEHGLSTNEIVELGNLCELTSLKSTAIQNWIKRDIKDMIGHPELGKKYSIDQVVILLIVRDLKSVFDFDAIRMILSALFNTITDRTDDIISPIRFYEAYAHVLDFIYHHTHFPLKETNLREMTEEQTDMLHEEFTELTKNQWNLIKGIISSTVFSVFTSHLQSTAQEMMFNTLQAAK, from the coding sequence ATGGTGACTTTTAAATTAACGAGAATTGACATGACGAGACTTCTATATTCTCTAAAAGGAGAGGGAGATCTGACTCCGCTTCAGCTTTTGAATCTATCTGTAAAGGGCGATAAGGATCATGAATATGATGAGTTAAAGATCCCTTCGTTTTTTGAGAAGCTCGAACGGCGGAAGCAAAAATCAGAGCACGGTCTTTCTACAAATGAAATTGTTGAGCTTGGCAACTTGTGTGAGCTAACGTCTCTTAAATCGACGGCGATTCAAAATTGGATCAAGCGTGATATTAAAGATATGATTGGTCATCCAGAGCTTGGCAAGAAGTACTCCATTGATCAGGTCGTTATTTTATTAATTGTCAGGGATTTAAAATCAGTTTTTGACTTTGATGCCATTCGCATGATCTTATCTGCCTTATTTAACACGATCACAGATCGAACAGATGATATTATTAGTCCAATCCGTTTTTATGAAGCATATGCGCACGTCCTAGATTTTATTTATCACCATACACATTTTCCGTTAAAGGAAACAAATTTACGAGAAATGACTGAGGAGCAGACCGACATGCTCCATGAAGAGTTTACAGAATTAACGAAGAATCAATGGAATTTGATTAAAGGCATTATCAGTTCTACCGTCTTCTCTGTGTTCACTTCCCACTTGCAAAGTACAGCGCAAGAAATGATGTTTAATACGCTACAGGCGGCTAAATAA
- the htpX gene encoding protease HtpX, with the protein MGKRIFLFILTNILVITTIGIVLSVISAATGVGSYIGADGGINLVALLVFSAVVGFVGSFMSLAMSRWMAKMMMGVRVLNPEKDSLTYDEQQLVDRVHRLSRAAGLSKMPEVGIYQSSEVNAFATGPSKRRSLVAVSTGLLHEMDDAAVEGVIAHEVAHVANGDMVTMTLLQGIVNTFVVFLSRIAAWIASRFVSREELVPIVHFIAVIVFQIIFSVLGSLVVFAYSRHREFHADRGGADLAGKDKMVHALRSLEAYTSRIKDDDQTAVATLKISGKRKASLFSTHPDLNERIRRLEAK; encoded by the coding sequence ATGGGTAAAAGAATATTTCTGTTTATATTAACGAACATTCTTGTTATCACTACGATTGGTATTGTACTGTCGGTTATTAGTGCAGCAACTGGTGTTGGTTCTTATATAGGAGCAGACGGTGGAATTAATTTGGTGGCACTGCTAGTATTCAGTGCAGTTGTTGGTTTTGTTGGCTCGTTCATGTCACTTGCGATGTCTCGCTGGATGGCAAAAATGATGATGGGTGTGCGTGTGTTAAACCCTGAAAAGGATTCATTAACATATGATGAGCAGCAGCTTGTTGACCGCGTGCACAGATTATCAAGAGCAGCAGGCCTTTCTAAAATGCCTGAGGTTGGTATTTATCAATCATCTGAAGTAAATGCTTTTGCGACAGGTCCTTCTAAGAGAAGATCACTTGTTGCCGTTTCAACTGGATTGCTTCATGAAATGGATGATGCAGCAGTTGAAGGTGTAATCGCTCATGAAGTTGCTCACGTTGCGAACGGTGATATGGTGACAATGACGCTGCTTCAAGGGATCGTCAACACGTTCGTTGTCTTCCTTTCAAGAATTGCGGCATGGATCGCAAGCCGCTTTGTTTCGCGTGAAGAGCTTGTTCCGATTGTTCATTTTATTGCAGTGATTGTTTTCCAAATCATTTTCTCTGTCCTAGGAAGCCTTGTCGTGTTTGCATATTCTAGACACCGTGAATTCCATGCAGACCGCGGCGGAGCTGATCTTGCCGGTAAAGATAAAATGGTTCATGCGCTTCGCTCACTTGAGGCGTATACGTCAAGAATCAAAGATGATGATCAAACAGCAGTTGCTACGCTTAAAATCAGTGGTAAACGAAAAGCTTCTCTTTTCTCAACACACCCTGATTTAAACGAAAGAATCAGAAGACTAGAAGCAAAATAA